Proteins encoded by one window of Bacteroidia bacterium:
- the uvrA gene encoding excinuclease ABC subunit UvrA, producing MQEIENLSPKKYIIIKGASVHNLKKVDVAISRNSFTVITGLSGSGKSSLAFDTLYAEGQRRYVESLSSYARQFMGRLDKPEVEYIKGIAPAIAIEQKVNTRNPRSTVGTSTEIYDYLKLLFARIGKTYSPVSGKLVKKNTVADVVDFLKTQNPNKRFIIAAQLQFHQGRFLHEELNALMQKGFSRIVVDDKMLRIDEYAEQIEKPDAQPAVKTKGRKKKVKPIEPTLNSNIFIVVSRIIIPENINEEFESSTADSVQTAFNEGNGRCSLIDVTDETLHFVNFSNYFEEDNIRFEEPSTHLFSFNNPYGACKNCEGFGSVIGIDENLVIPNKTLSVFDGAVACWRGEKMNEWQQEFILKAYKFNFPVHRPYFELNETDIKLLWEGNKTIKGINDFFKHVESQSFKIQYRVLLSRYRGKTTCPECKGTRLRADANYVKVNNKSITDIVLMPVNVSVDFFNNIILDNYEQKVAGRLLVEIKNRLQYLNDVGLGYLTLNRLSKTLSGGESQRINLATSLGSSLVGSMYILDEPSIGLHPRDTQRLIYVLKSLQKAGNTLIVVEHDEEIMRNADELIDIGPFAGTHGGKIVFQGNFELLEHSTESITAKYLTGKEIIHVPSKRRNWTNSIEITGASENNLAHIDAKFPLGILTAVTGVSGSGKSTLVKKVLYPALKKVLGGYDDESGQFEKLTGDFVTLNGVEIIDQDPIGKSSRSNPVTYVKAYDEIRALMADTPFARQKMMKPSLFSFNVDGGRCEMCQGEGVVTIEMQFMADIQLKCETCQGKRFKNEILAITYREKNIFDILTMTVDDAISFFSKETDERYILFTNKIIAKLQPLSDVGLGYISLGQSSSTLSGGEAQRIKLASYLGIGHATTKTLFIFDEPTTGLHFHDIRKLLDAFTALIRNGNSILVIEHNMDVIKCADWVIDMGPGGGNEGGKIVFAGTPEALSNCHESFTGKFLSEKLISQQEQ from the coding sequence ATGCAGGAAATTGAAAATTTAAGTCCCAAAAAATATATAATAATTAAAGGTGCGTCTGTTCACAACCTGAAAAAAGTGGATGTAGCCATAAGCAGAAACAGTTTTACAGTAATTACCGGATTATCCGGTTCTGGCAAATCATCTTTAGCTTTCGACACATTGTATGCAGAAGGGCAAAGGAGGTATGTTGAAAGTTTATCAAGCTATGCACGGCAATTTATGGGACGCCTGGATAAACCCGAAGTAGAATACATTAAAGGCATTGCTCCAGCAATTGCAATTGAGCAAAAAGTAAATACCAGAAATCCAAGATCAACAGTTGGCACTTCAACAGAAATTTACGATTATCTTAAACTCTTGTTTGCAAGAATCGGGAAAACATACTCGCCTGTAAGTGGCAAGTTGGTTAAGAAAAATACTGTTGCTGATGTTGTAGATTTCTTAAAAACACAAAATCCAAACAAGCGTTTTATAATTGCAGCGCAGTTGCAATTTCATCAGGGAAGATTTTTACATGAAGAATTAAATGCGTTAATGCAGAAAGGCTTTAGTAGAATTGTTGTTGACGACAAAATGCTGCGCATAGATGAATATGCCGAACAAATAGAAAAGCCAGATGCACAGCCTGCTGTTAAAACTAAAGGAAGAAAAAAGAAAGTTAAACCCATTGAACCAACACTCAACTCAAATATCTTCATCGTTGTATCAAGGATAATAATTCCCGAAAATATCAATGAAGAATTTGAATCTTCTACTGCAGATTCTGTGCAGACTGCATTTAATGAAGGTAACGGACGATGCTCTTTAATTGATGTAACAGACGAAACTTTACACTTTGTTAACTTTAGTAATTACTTTGAAGAAGATAATATCCGTTTTGAAGAACCTTCTACTCACCTTTTCAGTTTTAATAACCCCTATGGAGCATGTAAAAATTGCGAAGGCTTTGGTAGTGTAATCGGCATTGATGAAAACTTGGTTATCCCAAACAAAACACTTTCTGTTTTTGATGGTGCTGTAGCTTGCTGGCGTGGTGAAAAAATGAATGAATGGCAACAGGAATTCATCTTAAAGGCATATAAATTTAATTTTCCTGTACATCGTCCTTATTTCGAATTAAATGAAACTGACATCAAATTGTTATGGGAAGGTAATAAAACTATTAAAGGAATAAACGATTTTTTTAAACATGTAGAATCACAATCTTTCAAAATACAATACAGAGTTTTGTTAAGTCGCTATCGCGGAAAAACAACTTGCCCCGAATGTAAAGGAACCCGTTTACGTGCTGATGCAAACTATGTAAAGGTGAATAATAAATCAATTACCGATATTGTTTTAATGCCGGTAAATGTTAGTGTCGATTTTTTTAACAACATTATTTTAGACAACTATGAACAAAAAGTTGCCGGACGATTATTAGTTGAAATAAAAAACAGGTTGCAATATTTAAATGATGTTGGATTAGGTTATCTGACATTGAACAGACTTTCAAAAACACTTTCGGGAGGTGAATCACAACGCATAAATCTGGCAACATCATTAGGCAGCAGTTTGGTGGGTAGCATGTATATATTGGATGAGCCGAGCATTGGATTACATCCACGAGATACACAACGCCTAATTTATGTATTAAAATCACTTCAAAAAGCAGGTAACACTTTAATTGTTGTTGAACATGATGAAGAAATTATGCGCAATGCTGACGAGCTTATTGACATCGGGCCTTTTGCAGGAACTCATGGAGGTAAAATTGTTTTTCAGGGCAACTTTGAACTTTTAGAACACAGCACAGAAAGTATAACCGCTAAATACCTGACCGGCAAAGAGATTATTCATGTGCCAAGTAAAAGACGAAACTGGACTAACAGTATTGAAATAACTGGCGCAAGTGAAAACAATTTAGCACACATTGACGCCAAATTTCCACTAGGCATTCTGACTGCTGTTACCGGTGTTAGTGGGTCGGGAAAATCTACCTTGGTAAAAAAAGTCCTTTATCCTGCACTTAAAAAAGTTTTAGGCGGTTATGATGATGAGTCGGGTCAGTTTGAAAAATTAACTGGTGATTTTGTAACACTGAATGGCGTTGAGATTATTGATCAGGATCCAATTGGAAAATCGTCTAGGAGCAATCCAGTAACCTATGTTAAGGCTTATGATGAGATAAGGGCATTGATGGCAGACACTCCTTTTGCAAGACAAAAAATGATGAAACCATCCTTGTTTTCATTTAATGTTGATGGAGGAAGATGCGAAATGTGCCAGGGAGAAGGTGTTGTAACCATTGAGATGCAGTTTATGGCAGACATTCAACTTAAATGTGAGACCTGTCAGGGCAAGCGATTTAAGAATGAAATTTTGGCAATTACCTACCGGGAAAAAAACATCTTTGATATTCTTACTATGACTGTTGATGATGCCATTAGCTTTTTTTCCAAAGAAACTGATGAACGGTACATTCTTTTCACAAATAAAATTATTGCCAAACTACAACCGCTTTCAGATGTTGGCTTAGGTTATATTTCTTTAGGACAATCTTCAAGTACTCTCAGTGGTGGCGAAGCACAAAGAATTAAATTAGCATCCTATCTTGGTATTGGTCATGCAACAACAAAAACACTTTTCATTTTCGATGAACCTACAACAGGCTTGCATTTTCACGACATCAGAAAGCTACTTGATGCATTTACCGCATTAATACGCAATGGAAATTCTATTTTGGTTATAGAACACAATATGGATGTCATTAAATGTGCTGATTGGGTTATTGATATGGGGCCGGGTGGTGGAAATGAAGGTGGTAAAATAGTTTTTGCAGGAACTCCGGAAGCTTTGAGCAATTGCCATGAATCTTTTACAGGAAAGTTTCTCTCTGAAAAATTAATTTCCCAACAAGAACAATAG
- a CDS encoding methyltransferase domain-containing protein, which yields MIINAVKSVASLIGLMVTKIPKSDYKDALYESLYSHDSLLHKRFYNIGAGPFNHKYWTNVDYVNDWYAGNTNNTLKGINYDLFSLEPLPIETDSAEMVYTSHTIEHVNNTAVQNVFNEAFRVLKPGGRFRVVTQDIKLSYRAYKEDDRNFFFWIDWFSKPENYKRVNLRQPLNQESIAQIFLEDFAAQASEIPLHGAAYRISDSQLEKLFNEKSFEDALDYCTSLCDIEVQKKYTGNHINWFTEEKLIKMLKAAGFKNVYRSGYGQSYSPVMRDLNFFDETLPGISLYVEAQK from the coding sequence ATGATCATTAATGCTGTGAAGTCTGTTGCAAGTTTAATTGGTTTGATGGTAACTAAAATACCTAAAAGCGATTACAAAGATGCACTTTATGAAAGTTTATATAGCCATGATAGTCTTCTGCATAAGCGATTTTATAATATAGGTGCGGGACCGTTTAATCATAAATACTGGACAAATGTTGATTATGTGAATGATTGGTATGCCGGTAATACAAACAATACATTAAAAGGGATAAACTATGATTTGTTCTCATTAGAACCTTTACCCATCGAGACAGATTCAGCGGAGATGGTTTATACAAGTCATACCATTGAACATGTAAATAATACAGCTGTTCAGAATGTGTTTAATGAAGCTTTTAGAGTATTGAAACCCGGAGGAAGATTTAGAGTCGTAACACAGGATATTAAGCTCTCATATAGGGCATATAAAGAAGACGATAGGAATTTTTTCTTTTGGATAGATTGGTTCAGTAAGCCTGAAAATTATAAAAGAGTGAATCTTAGACAGCCTTTAAATCAGGAAAGTATAGCTCAAATTTTTCTGGAAGATTTTGCAGCACAAGCATCGGAAATTCCTCTACATGGAGCTGCATATCGAATCTCCGATAGTCAATTAGAAAAATTGTTTAATGAGAAGTCCTTTGAAGATGCTCTCGACTATTGTACTTCATTATGTGATATTGAAGTGCAAAAGAAATACACAGGCAATCACATTAACTGGTTTACGGAGGAAAAGCTTATAAAAATGCTAAAGGCAGCCGGATTTAAAAACGTATATCGATCAGGGTATGGACAAAGTTACTCACCTGTTATGCGTGATCTGAATTTCTTTGACGAAACATTGCCGGGCATTTCACTCTATGTAGAAGCACAGAAGTGA